Within Schumannella luteola, the genomic segment AGCGAGGGAGTCGGGAGATCGACCAGCGTCGCCCCTGCATGATCCGCTCTGCGCTGCTTCCGCCCGAGTGCTGTGTCCCCCGTGGAGTCACTCCCTGGTCTGACGACCTCGGGACCTCCGGTCGATGTGGTGCACTGCGGTGCTCCGTAGCGTCGGATCATGGACGTCGTCAACGAGCTCATCTCCCAGGCCGCCACCTCGCCGTGGCTGCTGCCGATCGTGTTCGCGCTGACGATCGTCGACGGGTTCTTCCCGCCCATGCCGAGCGAGACCGTGCTCGTCGCGGGTATCGCGGTGGCGGCTTCGGCGAGCGATCCGCTCAGCGTCGTGCTGCTGTGCCTGGTCGCGGCGCTCGGCGCGGCGATCGGCGACAACATCGCCTACTCGATCGGACACGGCGTGGGGTCGACGCGATTCCGCTGGATGCGCACGCCGCGTTCGGCTGCCACGATCGGCCGTGCGCGGCACGCGCTCGATCGCCGGCCTGCGCCGCTGCTGCTCGCCGGGCGGTTCATCCCGGTCGGCCGCGTCGTGATCAACATGACCGCGGGTGCTCTGCGCTTCCCGCGACGACGCTTCATCCCGCTGTGCCTGGTCTCGGCGCTGTCGTGGGCCGTGTTCAGCGCGGTGATCGGGATCTTCGCCGGAAGATGGCGCAGCGGCAGCCCCCTGCTCAGCGCACTGCTCGGCACTCTGCTGGCGCTCGGCATCGGTCTTCTGATCGAGCGCATCCACTCGCTGCGGGGCCGGTCGTCCGGGGCGACGGCGGGCTGACCTCGGTCCGTCGCCACGCCAGGTTCCGGAGCGCTTCGACGGGACCGCCGCCGCAGGGCGGCGCCCCGGGCGTCCCGCCCAGCGTCATCGCGAGGATCGCCGGCCGAGAAGGAGCCCGGCGGCGAGACCCGCCGAGATCCCGAGCACGGCGTCGACCGTGAGCGGACCGAGGGCTCGCGCAGATCCCAAGGACCCGGGTCGCGTGCATCCCTGCGATCGCGTCGATCCCGTGAACCCCGCAGAAGGCGTCGCGGCGACCGCGCCGAGGCCGCGCGCCGAGGCTCCGACCGAGCGCGCGTCCGCTGTCTCGAGCAGGCGAGGCGACTCCGCCGGGTCGCCGATCGTGCGGGCGAAGAGCATGAGCCAGCCGAAGATCACGATGACCGAGAGCAGCTCGAGCGCGGTCGTGTTGAAGTAGCCGACGGGCCAGTAGAGCAGCACCATGCCGAGCAGCACCGCCAGGAACACGGTCGTCGTCGACGTGAAGGCGCGGGTGAGCCCGGCGATCGCCAGCGGCACCACGAGGATCAGCGCGGCGAAGCCGGCGAGCAGCCCGTAGGCGAAGACCTTGTGCAGCGGCTCGTTCTCGCTGACCGGAACCCAGCCGACGCCGATGAGCGCGACTCCGACGACGAACAGCAGGCCCCGCACTACCGTCGGGCCGTGCACCCGCTCGGCACGGCGGCTGCGGGCGTGCAGGTCGAAGGTGACGAAGTCGGCGAGGGTCAGGATGGCGGTGCCGGCGACGATGATCGTCAGATTGAAGGTGGCGGCCGAGACCGCGGTGCCGGCGCCGAGGGTGCTGAAGTTGGCGCGCCACCAGTCCGGCTGCTCGGTCGTCAGCATGCTGGCGAAGCAACCGGCCAGCAGGAACAGGCCGAGCAGCACCGAGAGGCGGCGCGTCGTCATGTCGGAGGCGATCGCCGACATGATCAGGGCGCTCGCTCCGGTCGTCGCGGCGACGACGGCGGACGCGGCGAGGCGATCGACTTCGAGGTCGCGGAAGGCGAGCGCGAGCACCGCGAACAGCGAGCTGGTGAGCAGCACGGCGACGCCGGCGGCTGTGAACGCGAGGCCGACGGTGTCGAGCACGTGCCGCCACAGGCGACGGGCGCGCCAGCGGGCGCCGCCGCGACTCGCGAGCACGTAGCCGACCGCGAACGAGGCCCCGCCCGCGAGCCCGGCGAAGATCGCGGCGACCGCCCCGACCGATCCCGCGCCCCACAGCGGAGCGGGCGAGCTCAGGATCGCGCCGAACACAGCGCCGACCACCAGCGCGATCGCGCCCGCGACGAGGCCGCGTGCGTCAGCGGATCGTGCGGCCGTTCGCGTGGCGGTCCGCGTCGCGAGCGGCGCA encodes:
- a CDS encoding DUF998 domain-containing protein; its protein translation is MDAGRSATGGPDAAPLATRTATRTAARSADARGLVAGAIALVVGAVFGAILSSPAPLWGAGSVGAVAAIFAGLAGGASFAVGYVLASRGGARWRARRLWRHVLDTVGLAFTAAGVAVLLTSSLFAVLALAFRDLEVDRLAASAVVAATTGASALIMSAIASDMTTRRLSVLLGLFLLAGCFASMLTTEQPDWWRANFSTLGAGTAVSAATFNLTIIVAGTAILTLADFVTFDLHARSRRAERVHGPTVVRGLLFVVGVALIGVGWVPVSENEPLHKVFAYGLLAGFAALILVVPLAIAGLTRAFTSTTTVFLAVLLGMVLLYWPVGYFNTTALELLSVIVIFGWLMLFARTIGDPAESPRLLETADARSVGASARGLGAVAATPSAGFTGSTRSQGCTRPGSLGSARALGPLTVDAVLGISAGLAAGLLLGRRSSR
- a CDS encoding DedA family protein gives rise to the protein MDVVNELISQAATSPWLLPIVFALTIVDGFFPPMPSETVLVAGIAVAASASDPLSVVLLCLVAALGAAIGDNIAYSIGHGVGSTRFRWMRTPRSAATIGRARHALDRRPAPLLLAGRFIPVGRVVINMTAGALRFPRRRFIPLCLVSALSWAVFSAVIGIFAGRWRSGSPLLSALLGTLLALGIGLLIERIHSLRGRSSGATAG